The window CCACCGAGATCATCGCGGGCAACGGCCGCATCGTCACCGCGGGCGCGATCGACTGCCATGTGCACCTGATCTGCCCGCAGATCATGGAGGAAGCGCTCGGTGGTGGGATTACGACCATCATCGCGGGCGGGACCGGCCCGGCCGAGGGCAGCAAGGCCACCACCGTGACCCCGGGTGCATGGCACCTGGCCAGGATGCTGGAGGCGCTCGACACCTGGCCGATGAACGTCGCGCTGCTGGGCAAGGGCAACACCGTCAGCAGCGAGGCGATGTGGGAGCAACTACGCGGCGGCGCAGCGGGTTTCAAACTGCACGAGGACTGGGGCACCACCCCCGCGGCGATCGACGCCTGCCTGACGGTGTGCGAACAGGCCGGTGTGCAGGCCAACATCCACACCGACACCCTCAACGAGGCTGGCTTCGTCGAGGACACGCTCGCCGCGATCAAGGGCCGTTCGATACACGCGTATCACACCGAGGGTGCCGGCGGTGGGCACGCACCCGACATCATCACCGTGGCAAGCCATCCCAATGTGCTGCCCAGCTCGACCAATCCCACCCGCCCGCACACGGTGAACACCCTCGACGAGCATCTCGACATGCTGATGGTGTGCCACCATCTCAACCCGCGGGTCCCCGAGGATCTCGCATTCGCCGAGAGCCGGATCCGGCCGTCGACGATCGCGGCCGAGGACCTGCTGCACGACATCGGCGCGATCTCGATGATCGGCAGTGACGCGCAGGCGATGGGCCGCATCGGCGAAGTCGTGATGAGGACATGGCAGACCGCGCATGTGATGAAACGGCGACGGGGCAACCTGGCGGGGGACACCCGCGCCGACAACAACCGCGCGCGACGCTACGTCGCGAAGTACACCATCTGCCCGGCCGTCGCGCACGGTCTCGACGGCGAGATCGGGTCTGTCGAGGTCGGCAAGCTCGCCGACCTGGTCCTGTGGGAGCCCGCGTTCTTCGGGGTGCGTCCGCACGCCGTCGTGAAGGGCGGCATGATCGCGTGGGCGGCGATGGGCGACGCCAACGCGTCGATTCCGACACCGCAGCCGGTGTTGCCGCGTCCCATGTTCGGTGCGGCCCCGGCCGCGGCAGCCCACACATCGGTGCATTTCGTCGCGCCACAGGCCGTCGAAGACGGTCTCGCCGACCGGATCGCCGTGAACCGCAAGCTCGTTGCGGTCGGCAACGTTCGCGGTGTCGGCAAGGCCCAGATGCCGGGCAACGACGCGACCCCGGACATCCGGGTCGATCCGGACACCTTCACCGTCCGCATCGACGGGGAGGTCTGGGAGGAGCAGCCCGCGGAGGAACTTCCGATGGCACAGCGCTACTTCCTGTTCTAGCCGGGATCGGTGTTCACGATGACGCATTTGACGACCCTGCTGGCCCTGTCCGACTCGAGGCTGCCGACAGGTGGCCACGTTCATTCGGGGGGAGTGGAGGAAGCGGTGAGCAGCGGCCTGGTCGCCGACCTCGCAACACTGCAAGCGTTCCTGCGGCGGCGCATCAGAACGACCGGTCTGGTCACCGCCTCTCTGGCCGCGGCTGTGCACCGCGGGTCCCTCTCCGCCGCGGCAGGACAGGCCGGTGACGCTGAAACCGACGCGCGCACACCGGCTCCGGCGGCACGGCAGGCCTCACGCGCACAGGGCCGGGGCCTGGTCCGGCTGGCGCGGCGGGTATGGCCGGATCACGACTGGGACACGCTGGGACCGACACCGCATCTGGCGGTGGCGGCCGGGGCGGTCGGAGCGGCGAGCGGACTGGCACCCGAGCACACCGCGCTGTCGCTGGTGTACACCACGATGACGGGCTCGGCGACCGCCGCGCAACGACTGCTCGCGCTGGACCCCGGCGACGTCGCCGCGGTCACGTTCGAGCTGTCCTCGCTGTGCGACCAGACCGCGACCGAGGCCGCGAAGGGTCTCGCCGACCTGTCCGATCCTCTGCTCGATGTACTCGCGCAGCGCCACGCCGAGCGCGAACGACCGCTGTTCGCTTCCTAGAGAAAGTTGCCGACATGCCACCGCATTTCCTGGACGGTCAGCCACACGGTCACGCCGACCGCCCCCGCCGCGCCCGGCGACCGGACGAGCCGTTGCGCATCGGGGTCGGCGGACCCGTCGGTTCCGGCAAGACGGCCCTGGTCGCCGCGTTGTGCAGGCAGCTGCGCGAGGAACTGTCACTCGCGGTGCTGACCAACGACATCTACACCACCGAGGACGCCGACTTCCTGCGGCGCAACGCCGTGCTGCCCGACGACCGCATCGCCGCGGTACAGACCGGCGGCTGCCCGCACACTGCCATACGCGACGACATTACGGCCAACCTGGATGCGATCGACGATCTGATCGCCGGCCACGATGACCTCGACCTGATCCTGGTGGAATCGGGCGGGGACAATCTGACGGCGACTTTCTCGTCGGGACTGGTCGATGTCCAGATCTTCGTGATCGATGTGGCCGGTGGCGACAAGGTGCCCCGTAAAGGCGGACCGGGGGTCACGTTCTCGGATCTGTTGGTGATCAACAAGACCGACCTCGCCCCGCTGGTCGGCGCCGATCTGGACGTGATGCGCAGGGATGCCGCCGCGGTCCGCGGCGAGCGGCCCTTCGAGCTGATCTCGCTGACCGGTGATCCCGCCGCGACGCCGGTTCTGGGCTGGGTCCGCGAGCAGCTCAGGGTGGCACAGGCCGTCTGAATGCGCTCCGACGTCCTCATCGTCGCCCGGCCCGGCCTGCCCCCGCACATCGAGAGCAGGGGCGGGATCGCAGGCAGGCGCACAGAACCCGACACCGTGCATCTGGTGTCGTCGGTGGCGACGCCGCTGGGCGGCGACGCGATCTCGATGCGCGTCGTCGTCGAATCCGGGGCGCGGCTCTCGGTGCGCACCGTGGCAGCCACAGTCGCCCTGCCCGGCGCGGCGACCGTCGAATCCCACGCCACCTGGACCCTCGAGGTCGCCGGCGAGCTCGACCTCGACCCTGAGCCGACGATCGTCGCCGCGACGGCACGCCACCACGCAGCGACGCACCTGACACTGGCCGCGAACGGAGCCGTCCGGGTGCGCGAACGGATCCAGATCGGCAGAACCGGTGAGCGGCAAGGCTTCTGGTCAGGATCCCTGCATGCCGACGTCGACGGCAGACCACTGCTGCGACATCGGGTGGAACTCGGGCACGGCTCGTACGCCGACGACGACCTCGCCGCCCCCCGGGCGTGCGTCAGCGAACTGCGGTACCCGCACGTGGCGACCGACGCCGCGGGCACGACGCTCGAGCTGGCAGGGGGAGGCGGCCTGTCGACCTGGCAAGGCGACAGACTGCACAGCCGTCCCTGACGGCAGCGGCCGCGCTAGCTGGCCGCTTTCTCCGTGTCCTGAACGGACGCGGCGATCTCCTCGAGTTCCTCGAGTCGTATTCGCGCGTAGGCCTGTTGCTCGGTGATCGTCAACTGCCCGCGCTTGGTCGACAGGAACGTCACCGTCCACGACAGCAGGGTCACGATCTTGGTCTTGAAGCCGACCAGGTACACCAGGTGCAGCACCAGCCACGAGAGCCACGCGATGAAGCCGCCGAACTCCAGTGGACCGATCTTGGCGACGGCACTGAACCGCGACACCGTGGCCATGGAGCCCTTGTCGAAGTACTTGAACGGTTCCCGTTCCGACACTTCGGCGCCCTTGAGGCCGGCGGCGATCGCCTTGGCGGCGTAGCGGCCGCCCTGGATCGCACCCTGCGCCATGCCCGGCACGTCCTCGACGGCTGCCATGTCGCCGACGACGAAGACGTTGGGATGGCCCGGGATGGACAGGTCCGGAAGAACTTTCACACGGCCGGCACGGTCGAGCTCCACACCGGACTGGTCGGCCAGGTCGCGGCCCAGAGGACTGGCCGAGACGCCCGCCGACCACACCTTGCACGCGGCCTCGATGCGGCGCATCGTTCCGTCGGGATCCTTGACGGTGATGCCGTTGCGGTCGACGTCGGTGACCATCGCGTTGAGCTGGATTTCGACGCCCATCTTCTCCAGGCGCTTCTGCGCCTGCTTGCCCAGCTTCTCACCCATCGGCGGCAGCACTGCCGGAGCGGCGTCGAGCAGGATCACCCGGGCCTTGGTCGAATCGATGTGCCGGAACGCGCCTTTGAGGGTGTGATCGGCCAATTCCGCGATCTGCCCGGCCATTTCGACACCGGTCGGGCCGGCACCCACGACCACGAAGGTCAGCAGCTTCTCGCGGCGCGCCGGGTCGCTGGACCGTTCGGCCTGCTCGAACGAACCGAGGATGCGGCCGCGCAGTTCCAGCGCGTCATCGATGGACTTCATCCCCGGTGCCCACTCGGCGAAGTGGTCGTTGCCGAAGTAGGACTGGCCGGCGCCCGCGGCGACGATCAGGCTGTCGAAGGGCGTGATGTAGGTGTGGCCGAGCAGTTCCGACCGGACGGTGTTGGTCTTCAGGTCGATCCGGGTGACGTCGCCGAGCAGCACCTGCGCGTTCTTCTGGTTGCGCAGGATGACGCGGGTCGCCGGGGCGATCTCGCCCTCGGAGATGATCCCCGTCGCCACCTGGTAGAGCAGCGGCTGGAAGAGATGGTGGGTGGTCCGCGCGATCATCTTGATGTCGACGTCGGCCTTCTTCAACGCCTTCGCCGCGGTCAACCCACCGAAGCCCGATCCGATGATGACCACCTTGTGGCGATCGGATGGAGTCGCTCCGGGATGGCTCATTGCTACTCCTAACGAGGTCCTCGATGACGGACCTGCCTCGGGTACCTTCTTTACCCATTCAGATCAACGAAAATCCTAGTCGCTGACCTTCCGGGTGGCGCGGTGACGTGCCTTACCGCGCCAGATGTCCCGAGTTGTTCCTCCGTCAGCCCGCGACCAGCGGCTTGAGCGCCTCGCCGAGCGCGGTGATCTGGCCGGGCTGGTAGCCGACGGTCTGGGTCGGCACGAAGAGGATGACCCCGTCGACCCCGGCGTCGAGAACCTTGGACTGGACCTGTTCGGCGATCTGTTCCGGGGTGCCCGCGACCATCCGCTGCCTGAAGTCCTCCGGGATCATGTCGGGCGAGACGCCGTCACCGGTCAGCGCGCCGATCAGCATGCTGGTCTCCAGCGTCGACGGGTCCCGATCGATCTTTTCGCAGGCCTGCGTGACGACGTCGATCTTTCGGGCCAGCTCGTCGAATCCGGCGATCACGTTGAGATGGTCGAAGTGCCGTGCGGCCAACGGAATGGTCTTCTTCTCGCCACTGCCGCCGATCATCAGCGGAATGTGTTCGCGGAAGCGGGGATTGGCCATCGCGTCCTTGACGCTGTAGTACTCGCCGGAGAAGGTCGGTGTCTCACCCTTGATCATCGGCAGGATGATCTGCAGCGCCTCGCCGAGCTTGTTGAAGCGATCTGTGAAGGTTCCGAACTCGTAGCCGAGCTGGTCGTGTTCGAGCTCGAACCAACCGGTGCCGATGCCGAGGATCGCACGACCCGCGCTGATCACGTCGAGCGTCGTGATGTTCTTGGCCAGCAGCGTCGGGTTGCGGTAGGTGTTGCCGGTGACGAGCGTGCCCAGTTGGACGCTGTCGGTGGCGGCGGCCAGCGCGCCGAGTGCGGTATACGCCTCCAGCATCGGCTGGTCGGGCGTCCCGATTCCGGGCAGTTGGTAGAAGTGGTCCATCAGGAACACCGAGTCGAACCCTGAGGTGTCCGCTTCCTTCGCCTGTGCGACGACGGTGGGGAAGAGGTCGGAAACGCCGGTGCCGTAGGAGAAGTTGTTGATCTGGAGTCCGAGTCGAATGCTCACCCGACCGACCCTACGCAGCCCGGACGGGTCGCCGTCGTGCGTTTCACCCGCCGCGAAGCGCGGAATAAAGTCAGACTCGGGCCCGCTTGGACTGACTTCTAGGCGAAGTTCGCCAGCGCCCCGTGGCTCACGTGCAGCGTCTGTCCGGTGATGTGCCGGGCGGCGGGTGTGGTGAGGAACAACGACAGGCGGGAGATCTCGGTGCTGGCCGGTGGCGGTGTGGCGCCGACTCCGTCGTAGCCGGGTTCGACGCCGCGGCCGACCGCGACGGCGTTGATGGTGATACCGCGGATCCCGAAATGGTTCGCCAGACCGGCGGTCCAGTCGGACACCGCCGCTTTGACCGCCGACGCGGCGCCGCCCTCCTCCGGGAGATCGGGGATGACGGTGATGATGGATCCGCCGGAGCGCATGTGATCGCCGAGCACCTGCACGGTCAGCACGGACGCCAGCAGGTTCGCGTCGAACAGGCCGCGCCACTGAGCGGCGTGATCGGTCAGCGTGTACGCGCGGGGGTCGCCGCCCACCCAGGTGGGCGCCGGTACGTTGATGATGGCGTCGAGGTGTGCGGGGACCTGTCCGTGCAGGTCACCGACGGAGGCGGGGTCGGTGTTGTCGAAGACGTAGGCGTCCGTGTCGAGTTCCTTGGCGAGGACCTCGAGTTCGTCGCGGCGACGGCCGCCGACGAGCACCGTGTGGCCGGCCTCGTGGAAGCCTTCGGCGATCGTGCGTCCCAGATCGGTATCGCAGCCTGTGACCAGCACGTCCATCGTGGCCCCCTTCTTGAGCGTTCGGCGCTGAACTCAGCGAGCGCCGCCAATGTTACTGGACAGTAGCTATATCAGGAACCCGGCACGCCGCCGCGGTAACGCGAGCGGGGCGAAAGCCGACGTACGGGTGAGACATCACACACGACCGGACACCATCTCCCGCGATCCCGCGCAACGCGCGGGCTGTTCCGCGGTGCCAGCAAATCGCTACATAGCCGCTATCAGCGGCAATAGCACCGCAGCAATGTAACAATTCAGCACAATTTGACCACCCCGCACTTGCGTCACGGCTGCAACACGGTAGTTTCATGACCATGGATCAGCCGAATGTGTTTCCGCACCGCCGCGCGGGCACCCCGACGTCGATTCGACGCTCCGTCGTGACCGGCGCCACCACCGCCGCGCTGGCCGCGGCCCTTGCCCTGCCGGGCATCGCCAACGCTCAGCCCGCGCCGACGCCGACGCCCGCCCCGCCGCCTCCCGCGGTCGGCGCCCCGCAGGCTCCGGCTCCGGACGCTCCGGCGGCACCGGCACCGGCACCGCCCGCTGATCCGAACGCACCCGCGCCTGCCGCGCCACCCGCGACCCCGCCGGCCGACCCCAACGCACCGGTACCACCGCCGGCTGACCCGAACGCGCCGGCACCGGCCGGGCCCGAAGCCCCGGCGGCCCCCGCGCCCGAACCCGGACGTGTCGACAACGCCGCCGGCGGCTTCAGCTACGTCGTCCCCGCGGGCTGGAAGGTCTCGGACGCCACGCAGCTGTCCTACGGCCAGGCGCTGCTGTCCAAGCTCCCGCCGGAAGGCTCGCCGCCGGACGCCCAGCCGCCGAACGACACCAGCGTGCTGTTGGGCCGGTTGGACCTGAAGCTGTTCGCGGGCGCCGAGACCGACAACACCAAGGCTGCGCAGCGGCTCGCGTCCGATATGGGCGAATTCTTCATGCCGTTCCCGGGGACCCGGGTCAACCAGCAGGTCGTCCCCCTGGACGCCAACGGTATGACCGGCGTCGCGTCGTACTACGAGGTGAAGTTCACCGACACCAACAAGCCCAACGGTCAGATCTGGGCGGGTGTGGTCGGGGCTCCGGTCGCGCCGGGCACGCCGCGCGGACAGCGCACCCCCGAGCGTTGGTTCGTGGTGTGGCTGGGCACGGCGACCAATCCGGTGCCGCAGGGCGAGGCCGTCACCCTGGCCAACTCGATCCGGCCCTGGGCCCCGCCGCCGCCGCCCCCGGCCGACCCGAACGCACCTGTGCCGCCGGCCGATCCCAACGCGCCGCCGGCCGACCCGAACGCCGCACCGCCGCGGCCCGCCGTCGGCGTCCCGGTTCCGGTCGATCCGAACACCGCTCCAGGAATGCTGCCGCCGGCCTGATCGGCCGGGTCGTCCCCCGGGAAATCGTGTCCGTTCGCATCCTGTTTGCACAGCCGATTCGTTACCCGGGGCCGGTATACCTGAGCCATGACCCGGCTGCGGCCGCACCGGGTCCGGAGGCGACAGGAGTGTTCGATGGACATGGTTGCAGCTACTGAGATCTTGGCGCGTTCGACGACGTTGACCAGCGTCGGATGGATCGGCTACATCATCATCGGGGCGATTGCCGGATGGATCGCCGGCAAAATCGTCAAGGGTGGCGGCTCGGGCATCCTGCTCAACATCGTGATCGGCATCGTCGGTGCCCTCATCGGCGGCTTCCTGCTGAGCTTCTTCCTCGACACCGCGGGCGGCGGCTGGTGGTTCACGCTGTTCACCGCGATCCTCGGGTCGGTGATCCTGCTGTGGATCGTCGGGAAGGTGCAGTCGCGAAGCTGACCCACCGACGGCCCGGTGCGTGACATCGTTGACAGGTGAACTCCACGACGATGCGGGCGTGGCGGGTACACCGACCGGGTCCGATGTCGACGTCGCCTCTGGTCGGCGTGACGGCGCCGATTCCGGAGCCGGGCCGCGGAGAACTCCTCGTCGCGGTGTTGGCGTGCGGGGTGTGCCGGACCGATCTGCACGTCGCGGAGGGCGACCTGCCGGTGCACCGCGCCGACGTCACCCCCGGGCATGAGGTGGTGGGCGAGGTCGTCGGACTGGGCGACGGGGTCGAGACGTTCGCCGTCGGCGACCGTGTCGGCATCGCGTGGCTGCGCCACACCTGCGGCACGTGCCGCTACTGCACGCGCGGTGACGAGAACCTGTGCCCGCACTCGCGCTACACCGGGTGGGATGCCGACGGCGGTTACGCCGAGTTCGCGACCGTCCCGGCGGCCTTCGCACTGCCGCTGCCGTCGGGCTATACCGACACCGAGCTCGCGCCCCTTCTCTGCGCCGGCATCATCGGATATCGCGCACTGCTGCGGGCGGACCTGCCGCCCGGCGGTCGCCTCGGGATCTACGGCTTCGGCGGCAGCGCGCACCTGACGGCCCAGGTGGCGCTGGCGCAGGGTGCCGAGGTCCACGTGATGACCCGTGGCGCGTTGGCCCGCGAGCTGGCACTGGCACTCGGCGCTGCGTCTGCACAGGGGGCCGCCGATCCGTCACCGGTACCGCTGGATTCGGCGATCCTGTTCGCTCCGGTCGGCGAGCTCGTGCTGCCGGCACTGGAAGCCCTCGACCGGGGCGGCACCCTGGCCGTCGCCGGGATCCACCTCAGCGACATCCCGGAGCTGAACTATCAGCGTCATCTGTTCCAGGAGCGGCAGCTTCGTTCCGTCACGGCGAACACCCGCGCCGACTCGCGCGAGTTTCTCGATTTCGCCGCCCGCCATCGCATCGAGGTCACCACCGAGCAGTATCCGCTCGGTCGCGCCGACGAGGCTCTGGCCGATCTGAGTGCCGGACGGATCTCCGGGGCGGGTGTGCTGGTGGTGTGACCGTCAGGACAGATGCCACACCAGGGCGGCTGCGAGCGCGCCCAGCCCGTTGAGTGACCAGTGCAGTGCGATCGGGGCGATCAGGCTGCCGCTGCGGCGGCGCAGCCAGCTGAACACGAATCCCGCCGCGGCTGTCGCGATCACCGCGCCGACGACGCCGGCCACCGTGCCGAACACCCCGCCGCCGAGGATCTTGGTGAAGCCGGCGTTGCTGGCGGTCAGGCCCAGCGACGTCGCGATGTGCCACAGCCCGAACAGCAACGACCCGGCGGCCGCCACACCGCGCCAACCCCAGGCCTGCTCCAGCGCACCGTGCAGGACGCCGCGGAACGCGAGCTCTTCGGGGATCACGGTCTGCAACGGGATGATGATCATCGACGCCAGCAGCGCGCCCGACAGCGTCGCGTAGTTGTTGTTCAGGAACATCGGCCGCGTCCACGGCAGCAGCGCACCGACCGCGATCACGGTGCCGACCAGCGCGACGGCTCCCAGCGCGTACCCGGCGCCGGAACGCCAGTGCTCGCGGCCGAGTCCGAGCTCGGACCACCCCAGACCGCGGGAACGGACCATGAACAGCAGCCCGACCGCGGCGGCGGGAATCACAGCGACGTTGGCCCACGGCGTCGTGAAATGCGCCAGCAGGTTGGACAGCGCGAGAACGACGACGACGATCGCGATGTCGACGTAGAGGCGAAAGTGCTGCAGCGCCGCCAACTGTGCCGCCAGGGGGTGCGGTTCCGGAGGTGCGGCTACTGCATCAGACATAACTGCACCAGGGTACCGGGCTATTCGTTGTCGCCGCCGGTCGACGACGCGCTGTCGGCGCCCGCAGTGCCGAAGCCGGACTCGCGCGCGGCAGGCCATACCCAGTCCTTGACCTCGGGGATGTCCTCGCCGTGGGCGCGGGTGTACTCGCGCGCTGCGATGCGCTTGTCGGCCATCTGCTGGCGCAACGTCGCACAGGTGGAGCCCAGCGACGGAACCCGGTCGATGACGTCCATGACCAGGTGATAGCGGTCGAGGTCGTTGAGCATGACCATGTCGAAGGGCGTCGTGGTGGTGCCCTCCTCCTTGTAACCGCGCACATGAAGGTTGTCGTGGCCGGCCCGGCGGTAGGTCAGGCGATGGATCAACCACGGATAGCCGTGGTAGGCGAAGATGATCGGCCTGTCGGTGGTGAAGATCATGTCGAAGTCGCGATCGGGGAGCCCGTGCGGATGCTCGGTCGAGTCCTGCAGCCGCATCAGATCGACCACGTTGACGAACCGCACCTTCAGGTCGGGCAGGTGCTGGCGCAGGATGTCGGCGGCGGCCAACGCTTCGAGGGTGGGGATGTCGCCCGCGGAGGCGAGGACGACGTCGGGGTCGGTGCCGAGTTCCTCGGACCCAGCCCATTCCCAGATTCCGAGCCCCCGCGTGCAGTGCGCGACGGCCTGCTCCATGGTCAGGAAGTTCGGCGACGGCTGCTTTCCGGAGACGACGACGTTGACGTACTGCCGGGACCGCAGGCAGTGGTCGTAGGTGGACAGCAGCGTGTTGGCGTCCGGCGGAAGGTAGACCCGCACCACGTTGGCGCTCTTGTTCACCACGTGATCGATGAAGCCCGGATCCTGGTGGGAGAAGCCGTTGTGGTCCTGGCGCCAGACGTGGCTCGACAGCAGGTAGTTCAGGCTGGCGATGGGTCGCCGCCACGGGATGTGGTTGGTCACCTTGAGCCATTTGGCGTGCTGGTTGAGCATCGAGTCGACGATGTGGATGAACGCCTCGTAGCAGTTGAACAGGCCGTGCCTGCCCGTCAGCAGATAGCCTTCGAGCCAGCCCTGGCACTGGTGCTCGGAGAGCATCTCCACGACCCGTCCGGCACGAGCCAGGTGTTCGTCGACCTCGGCGCCGAAGAACTCCGCGTTCCACTGCTTGTCGGTCGCGTCGTAGACGGCCTGCAATCTGTTGGATGCGGTCTCGTCGGGACCGAAGATCCGGAAGTTGTCCGGATTGAGCCGGATCACCTCGGTCAGCCACTGGCCGAGTACTCGGGTGGCTTCGGCCACCGTGGCACCGGGGGCGGGGACGTCGACGGCGTAGTCACGGAAGTCCGGCAGTCTGAGGTCCTTGAGGAGCAGCCCGCCGTTGGCGTGCGGGTTGTCGCTCATCCGCAGGGGTCCGGGCGGCGCGAGCTCGGCGATCTCGGGCAGCAGTGCGCCGTCGGCGTCGAACAACTCGTCCGGGCGGTAGGAGGCCAGCCAGTCGGCGAGCACGGCCAGATGCTCCTTGGTGTCCCTGGCGCTGGACAACGGCACCTGGTGGGCCCGCCATGAGCCGGTGGTCTTCTTACCGTCGATGTAATCGGGGCCTGTCCACCCCTTCGGGGTCCGGAACACGATCATCGGCCAGGCCGGGCGGAACTCCTCACCGGAGCGGGCCCGCGCCTTGATGTCGGCGATCTCGTCGAGGACGTCGTCGAGCAGCGTCGCGAACCGGCGGTGGGCATCGGTGTGGTCCACACCGGGACCGCCCTCGTCGTCGGGGACCTCGAAGAAATACGGGTGATGGCCGTAGCCGACCATCAGCGCACGCAGTTCGTCCTCGGGGATCCGCGCCAGCAGTGTGGGGTTGGCGATCTTGTAGCCGTTGAGGTGCAGGATCGGCAGCACCGCCCCGTCCTTGGCGGCGTTGACGAACTTGTTGGAGTGCCAGCTGGTGGCCAGCGGACCGGTCTCGGCCTCACCGTCGCCGACCACCGCGGCGACCAGCAGGTCGGGGTTGTCGAACGCGGCGCCGTAGGCGTGGGACAGCGCGTAGCCGAGTTCACCGCCCTCGTGGATGGAGCCGGGCGTCTCGGGGGCGACGTGCGACGGGATGCCGCCGGGGAACGAGAACTGCCGGAACAGCCGGCGCAGACCCTCGTCGTCCTGGGTGATGTCGGAGTAGATCTCGCTGTAGGTGCCGTCGAGATACGCGTTGGCCACCAGGCCGGGTCCGCCGTGGCCGGGACCGGTCACGTAGATGGTCGACTGCTGTCGCTGCGCGATCGCGCGGTTGAGATGGGCGTAGAGGAAGTTCAACCCCGGGGTGGTGCCCCAGTGGCCGAGCAACCGGGGTTTGACGTCCTCGCGGGTCAGCGGGGTGCGCAGCAGCGGATTGTCGAGCAGGTAGATCTGGCCGACGGACAGATAGTTGGCGGCGCGCCACCACCGGTCCAGACGGTCGACGTCCTGGTCGCTCAGCGGTCTGCGCTCGGCTGTGGTGGCGGTGCTCATCCCTCTATCCAACCCTGGTTTCGGGTGCCGTAAACCTGTAGTCGATGGCGTCGGAGTTAATTTTGTCCGCGCCACTAAGGTGATCGGGTGGCTGAGGGCGCCGCTCTTTATGAACATCGCCCTGATCAACATCGTCCTCGCAGACAGATCCAGGAGACTCCGAGAAGCATGCCCATCGATCCCAGGACGCCCGTTCTCATCGGGTACGGACAGGTGAACCAGCGCACCGAAGATCCGTCGATCGAGCCCGTCGATCTGATGGCTGCCGCCGCCCGCGAGGCGGCGGACCCGCGCGTGCTGGAGGCCGTCGACGCCGTACGGGTGGTCAACCTCCTGTCGTGGCGCTACCGCGACCCGGGACTTCTTCTGGCGCAACGCATCGGCGCCGCCAAGGCCGCGACGCGCTACACCGGCATCGGCGGCAACGTCCCGCAGACGCTGGTCAACCTGGCATGCCTGGACATCCAGCAGGGTCGCAACGACGTGGTGCTGATCGCCGGCGCCGAGACGTGGCGTTCCCGCACCCGCACGCGCGCCGCGGGCAACAAGATGCAGGGCACCCGTCAGGACGAGTCGGTGCCGATGGCTCCCGGCTCGGACGAGA is drawn from Mycolicibacterium gilvum and contains these coding sequences:
- a CDS encoding urease subunit alpha gives rise to the protein MTRLTRTHYAALFGPTTGDRIRLADTDLFIEITEDRSGGPGLAGDEAVFGGGKVLRESMGQSRATRADGAPDTVITGAVILDHWGIIKADIGIRDGRIVGIGKAGNPDIMSGVHPALVVGPSTEIIAGNGRIVTAGAIDCHVHLICPQIMEEALGGGITTIIAGGTGPAEGSKATTVTPGAWHLARMLEALDTWPMNVALLGKGNTVSSEAMWEQLRGGAAGFKLHEDWGTTPAAIDACLTVCEQAGVQANIHTDTLNEAGFVEDTLAAIKGRSIHAYHTEGAGGGHAPDIITVASHPNVLPSSTNPTRPHTVNTLDEHLDMLMVCHHLNPRVPEDLAFAESRIRPSTIAAEDLLHDIGAISMIGSDAQAMGRIGEVVMRTWQTAHVMKRRRGNLAGDTRADNNRARRYVAKYTICPAVAHGLDGEIGSVEVGKLADLVLWEPAFFGVRPHAVVKGGMIAWAAMGDANASIPTPQPVLPRPMFGAAPAAAAHTSVHFVAPQAVEDGLADRIAVNRKLVAVGNVRGVGKAQMPGNDATPDIRVDPDTFTVRIDGEVWEEQPAEELPMAQRYFLF
- a CDS encoding urease accessory protein UreF, encoding MTHLTTLLALSDSRLPTGGHVHSGGVEEAVSSGLVADLATLQAFLRRRIRTTGLVTASLAAAVHRGSLSAAAGQAGDAETDARTPAPAARQASRAQGRGLVRLARRVWPDHDWDTLGPTPHLAVAAGAVGAASGLAPEHTALSLVYTTMTGSATAAQRLLALDPGDVAAVTFELSSLCDQTATEAAKGLADLSDPLLDVLAQRHAERERPLFAS
- the ureG gene encoding urease accessory protein UreG; this encodes MPPHFLDGQPHGHADRPRRARRPDEPLRIGVGGPVGSGKTALVAALCRQLREELSLAVLTNDIYTTEDADFLRRNAVLPDDRIAAVQTGGCPHTAIRDDITANLDAIDDLIAGHDDLDLILVESGGDNLTATFSSGLVDVQIFVIDVAGGDKVPRKGGPGVTFSDLLVINKTDLAPLVGADLDVMRRDAAAVRGERPFELISLTGDPAATPVLGWVREQLRVAQAV
- a CDS encoding urease accessory protein UreD — protein: MRSDVLIVARPGLPPHIESRGGIAGRRTEPDTVHLVSSVATPLGGDAISMRVVVESGARLSVRTVAATVALPGAATVESHATWTLEVAGELDLDPEPTIVAATARHHAATHLTLAANGAVRVRERIQIGRTGERQGFWSGSLHADVDGRPLLRHRVELGHGSYADDDLAAPRACVSELRYPHVATDAAGTTLELAGGGGLSTWQGDRLHSRP
- a CDS encoding NAD(P)/FAD-dependent oxidoreductase, yielding MSHPGATPSDRHKVVIIGSGFGGLTAAKALKKADVDIKMIARTTHHLFQPLLYQVATGIISEGEIAPATRVILRNQKNAQVLLGDVTRIDLKTNTVRSELLGHTYITPFDSLIVAAGAGQSYFGNDHFAEWAPGMKSIDDALELRGRILGSFEQAERSSDPARREKLLTFVVVGAGPTGVEMAGQIAELADHTLKGAFRHIDSTKARVILLDAAPAVLPPMGEKLGKQAQKRLEKMGVEIQLNAMVTDVDRNGITVKDPDGTMRRIEAACKVWSAGVSASPLGRDLADQSGVELDRAGRVKVLPDLSIPGHPNVFVVGDMAAVEDVPGMAQGAIQGGRYAAKAIAAGLKGAEVSEREPFKYFDKGSMATVSRFSAVAKIGPLEFGGFIAWLSWLVLHLVYLVGFKTKIVTLLSWTVTFLSTKRGQLTITEQQAYARIRLEELEEIAASVQDTEKAAS
- a CDS encoding LLM class F420-dependent oxidoreductase — protein: MSIRLGLQINNFSYGTGVSDLFPTVVAQAKEADTSGFDSVFLMDHFYQLPGIGTPDQPMLEAYTALGALAAATDSVQLGTLVTGNTYRNPTLLAKNITTLDVISAGRAILGIGTGWFELEHDQLGYEFGTFTDRFNKLGEALQIILPMIKGETPTFSGEYYSVKDAMANPRFREHIPLMIGGSGEKKTIPLAARHFDHLNVIAGFDELARKIDVVTQACEKIDRDPSTLETSMLIGALTGDGVSPDMIPEDFRQRMVAGTPEQIAEQVQSKVLDAGVDGVILFVPTQTVGYQPGQITALGEALKPLVAG
- a CDS encoding SDR family oxidoreductase encodes the protein MDVLVTGCDTDLGRTIAEGFHEAGHTVLVGGRRRDELEVLAKELDTDAYVFDNTDPASVGDLHGQVPAHLDAIINVPAPTWVGGDPRAYTLTDHAAQWRGLFDANLLASVLTVQVLGDHMRSGGSIITVIPDLPEEGGAASAVKAAVSDWTAGLANHFGIRGITINAVAVGRGVEPGYDGVGATPPPASTEISRLSLFLTTPAARHITGQTLHVSHGALANFA